From a single Rhinolophus ferrumequinum isolate MPI-CBG mRhiFer1 chromosome 15, mRhiFer1_v1.p, whole genome shotgun sequence genomic region:
- the LOC117035078 gene encoding cytochrome P450 2G1 encodes MELGGAFTIFLALCLSCLLILIAWKKVNKGGKLPPGPTPIPFLGNVLQVRTDATYQSFMKLREKYGQVFTVYMGPRPVVILCGHEAVKEALVDRADEFSGRGELASLERNFQGYGVALANGERWRILRRFSLTILRDFGMGKRSIEERIQEEASFLLEELRMTKGTPIEPTFFLSCTVSNVISSVVFGSRFDYKDKQFLKLLKMINESFIEMSTPWAQLYDMYSGIMQHLPGRHNRIYYLIEELKDFIASRVKTNEASLDPQNPRDFIDCFLIKMHQDKNNPDTEFNLKNLVLTTLNLFFAGTETVSSTLRYGLLLLMKHPEVEAKIHEEIDQVIGPHRIPSVDDRVKMPYTDAVIHEIQRLTDIVPMGVPHNVIRDTHFRGYLLPKGTDVFPLLGSVLKDPKYFRYPDAFYPQHFLDESGHFKKNEAFVPFSSGKRICLGEAMARMELFLYFTSILQNFSLRPLVPPADIDITPKVTGFGNIPPTYELCFVAR; translated from the exons ATGGAGCTAGGAGGGGCCTTCACCATCTTTCTAGCACTCTGCTTGTCTTGTCTGCTCATCCTCATTGCCTGGAAAAAGGTCAACAAGGGGGGAAAGCTGCCCCCCGGACCCACACCCATACCCTTCCTGGGGAACGTGTTACAAGTCCGTACAGATGCCACCTACCAGTCTTTTATGAAG ctCAGGGAAAAATATGGCCAGGTCTTTACCGTGTACATGGGTCCCCGGCCAGTAGTTATTTTATGTGGACATGAAGCAGTGAAGGAGGCCCTGGTAGACCGAGCAGATGAGTTCAGTGGCCGTGGAGAGTTGGCTTCACTAGAGCGAAACTTCCAAGGTTATG GTGTTGCTCTGGCTAACGGAGAACGATGGAGGATTCTTCGACGCTTCTCCCTGACTATCCTCCGCGACTTTGGGATGGGAAAGCGGAGCATTGAGGAGCGGATCCAGGAGGAGGCTAGCTTCCTACTAGAGGAATTACGGATGACCAAAG GCACTCCCATCGAacccactttctttctgagctgcacTGTCTCCAATGTCATCAGCTCTGTCGTCTTTGGAAGCCGCTTCGACTACAAGGACAAGCAGTTCCTGAAGCTTCTGAAGATGATCAACGAGAGTTTCATTGAGATGAGCACGCCCTGGGCACAG CTATATGACATGTATTCCGGTATCATGCAACATTTGCCAGGAAGACACAATCGCATCTATTACTTGATAGAAGAGCTCAAGGACTTCATTGCCTCTCGGGTCAAGACCAATGAAGCATCCCTTGACCCACAGAACCCTCGGGACTTTATTGACTGCTTCCTTATCAAGATGCACCAG GATAAAAATAACCCCGACACAGAATTCAACCTCAAGAACTTGGTCCTCACCACTCTCAACCTCTTCTTTGCTGGCACAGAGACTGTGAGCTCCACCCTACGCTATGGATTGCTGCTCCTGATGAAGCATCCTGAGGTGGAAG CCAAAATCCATGAAGAGATCGACCAGGTGATAGGACCACACCGGATCCCAAGTGTGGATGACCGAGTCAAGATGCCCTACACAGATGCCGTGATCCACGAGATACAAAGACTGACAGATATCGTGCCCATGGGTGTCCCCCATAACGTCATCCGAGACACTCATTTCCGAGGCTACCTTCTGCCGAAG GGCACTGATGTGTTTCCCCTGCTTGGCTCAGTCCTCAAAGACCCGAAATACTTCCGTTATCCAGATGCCTTCTATCCCCAACACTTCTTGGATGAGTCTGGCCACTTCAAGAAGAATGAAGCCTTTGTGCCTTTTTCTTCTG GAAAGCGCATCTGCCTGGGCGAGGCCATGGCCCGCATGGAGCTCTTCCTCTACTTCACCTCCATCCTTCAGAACTTCTCCCTACGCCCGCTGGTGCCACCTGCTGACATCGATATCACGCCCAAAGTCACAGGCTTTGGCAACATCCCCCCGACCTATGAACTCTGCTTTGTGGCCCGCTGA